One genomic segment of Oleidesulfovibrio alaskensis DSM 16109 includes these proteins:
- a CDS encoding ABC transporter ATP-binding protein — MSVLIECRDLSHSYGEKTVLHDLSFTVRQGGVFGLLGKNGAGKSTTINILMGFLRPGSGSCRVLGEPSHALSPHARRRIGLLHEGFIQYDFMTIAELERYYAAFYPLWDRSVFFDLTDRLQVPYSRRISCLSCGQRSQVVLGLIMAQQPQLMILDDYSMGLDVGYRRLFIDFLREYVAKRGTTVLLTSHVVQELDKIVDNMIVLREGRVAVSGSKKEFMDSFRCYSFARSPASDALHADTVLENVEHMGSVTTVYAFADGETVARHLRDRGVDPQNMTPVPMDFEDAFVGLTGKY; from the coding sequence ATGAGCGTACTCATCGAATGCCGTGACCTGAGCCATTCCTACGGCGAAAAAACGGTTCTGCACGACCTGTCGTTCACCGTGCGGCAGGGAGGTGTGTTCGGGCTGCTGGGAAAAAACGGCGCGGGCAAAAGCACGACGATCAACATTCTGATGGGATTCCTCAGACCCGGCAGCGGCAGCTGCCGGGTGCTGGGGGAGCCCAGCCACGCCCTGAGTCCCCATGCGCGCAGGCGTATCGGCCTGCTGCACGAAGGATTCATCCAGTATGATTTCATGACCATAGCCGAACTGGAACGCTATTATGCCGCGTTTTACCCGTTGTGGGACCGCAGCGTGTTTTTTGACCTGACAGACCGCCTGCAGGTGCCCTACAGCCGCCGCATATCGTGTCTGTCATGCGGCCAGCGTTCACAGGTGGTGCTGGGGCTTATCATGGCCCAGCAGCCGCAGCTTATGATTCTGGATGACTACAGCATGGGGCTGGATGTGGGCTACCGCAGGCTGTTCATCGATTTTCTGCGCGAATATGTGGCCAAACGGGGAACAACGGTGCTGCTTACCTCGCATGTGGTGCAGGAACTGGACAAAATCGTGGACAACATGATCGTGCTCCGCGAGGGAAGAGTGGCCGTTTCCGGTTCCAAAAAAGAATTCATGGATTCTTTCCGGTGCTATTCTTTCGCCCGTTCGCCCGCCTCGGACGCGCTGCATGCCGACACGGTGCTGGAAAACGTGGAACATATGGGTTCCGTAACCACCGTATATGCCTTTGCCGACGGCGAAACCGTCGCACGCCACCTGAGGGACCGCGGAGTTGACCCGCAGAACATGACTCCGGTTCCCATGGATTTTGAAGACGCCTTTGTCGGACTGACCGGAAAATACTGA